A single region of the Salvia miltiorrhiza cultivar Shanhuang (shh) chromosome 8, IMPLAD_Smil_shh, whole genome shotgun sequence genome encodes:
- the LOC130997118 gene encoding calcium-dependent protein kinase 20-like has protein sequence MGNTCAGPKTGKNGFFQSMTAAVWKPKQGLPAPDQDSGDSTQNKENSVNSDGKDSGSTRSDVQSTPPTPMKITPDEPKKPDPPPPPQQQQNNQPPKAETANNTNAAAANDKPADAAAKQNKPTHIKRVSSAGLQVESVLQRKTENMKEKFTLGRKLGQGQFGTTFLCVEKGTNKEFACKTIAKRKLTTPEDVEDVRREIQIMHHLAGHPNVISIVGAFEDAVAVHVVMELCAGGELFDRIIQRGHYTERKAAELARIIVGVVQACHSLGVMHRDLKPENFLFVNQQEESPLKTIDFGLSAFFKPGETFIDVVGSPYYVAPEVLRKHYGQECDVWSAGVIIYILLCGVPPFWDETEQGIFEQVLKGELDFVSEPWPSISESAKDLVRKMLVRDPKKRLTAHQVLCHPWVQVGGVAPDKPLDSAVLSRLKQFSAMNKIKKIAIRVIAESLSEEEIAGLKEMFKMIDVDNSGHITLEELKKGLSRVGANLKDSEIENLMQAADFDNSGTIDYREFVAAMLHLNKVQKEDHIYAAFSYFDKDGSGYITRDELQQVCEQFGIEDVHLDDIIREVDKDNDGRIDYSEFVAMMQDSSFGSKVIQGSISMGMKGS, from the exons ATGGGGAATACATGCGCAGGGCCAAAGACAGGGAAGAATGGATTCTTCCAATCCATGACCGCCGCCGTCTGGAAGCCCAAGCAGGGCCTTCCGGCGCCGGATCAGGACTCCGGCGACAGCACCCAAAACAAGGAGAACTCCGTCAATTCCGACGGCAAGGACTCCGGCTCCACCCGCTCCGATGTGCAGAGCACCCCGCCGACGCCGATGAAAATCACGCCCGACGAGCCGAAGAAACCTgatcctccgccgccgccgcagcagcagcagaacaACCAGCCGCCCAAAGCAGAGACCGCAAACAACACCAATGCCGCCGCTGCCAACGATAAGCCGGCCGATGCAGCAGCGAAACAGAACAAGCCTACTCATATAAAGAGAGTGTCGAGTGCAGGACTGCAGGTGGAGTCAGTTCTGCAGCGGAAAACGGAGAACATGAAGGAGAAGTTTACTCTGGGGAGGAAGCTAGGGCAGGGGCAGTTTGGGACGACGTTCCTGTGCGTGGAGAAGGGGACGAACAAGGAGTTTGCCTGCAAAACCATAGCTAAGAGGAAGCTGACTACCCCCGAGGACGTCGAGGATGTTCGGAGGGAGATTCAGATAATGCACCACTTGGCAGGGCATCCCAACGTCATCTCGATTGTGGGGGCTTTTGAGGATGCTGTGGCGGTTCATGTTGTGATGGAGCTTTGCGCAGGCGGGGAGCTCTTCGATAGGATCATTCAAAGGGGGCATTACACCGAGAGGAAAGCCGCGGAGCTGGCCAGGATAATAGTTGGTGTTGTGCAAGCCTGCCATTCGCTCGGAGTTATGCATAGAGACTTGAAACCTGAGAACTTCCTCTTTGTTAATCAGCAGGAGGAATCGCCGCTTAAGACCATTGATTTTGGGCTCTCTGCTTTCTTCAAGCCAG GGGAGACATTCATTGATGTTGTTGGAAGCCCTTACTACGTGGCCCCAGAGGTACTAAGGAAGCATTATGGCCAAGAATGTGATGTTTGGAGTGCGGGAGTTATCATCTACATATTGCTATGTGGAGTTCCACCATTTTGGGATG AAACGGAACAGGGTATTTTCGAGCAGGTTTTGAAAGGTGAACTTGACTTTGTTTCGGAACCTTGGCCTAGTATATCTGAGAGTGCAAAAGATCTTGTCCGGAAAATGCTTGTACGAGACCCTAAGAAGCGGCTCACAGCTCATCAAGTTCTTT GCCATCCATGGGTACAAGTCGGTGGCGTTGCTCCTGATAAGCCTCTTGATTCTGCTGTTCTAAGTCGTCTGAAGCAATTCTCTGCAATGAACAAAATCAAGAAGATTGCCATCAGA GTTATTGCCGAGAGCTTATCTGAGGAGGAAATTGCAGGACTAAAGGAAATGTTTAAAATGATCGATGTAGATAATAGTGGACACATCACCCTAGAAGAACTCAAGAAAGGACTATCAAGAGTTGGCGCCAACCTCAAAGACTCAGAAATAGAGAATCTGATGCAAGCG GCTGATTTCGACAACAGTGGCACAATAGACTACCGGGAGTTTGTGGCAGCAATGCTGCACCTAAACAAAGTGCAGAAAGAAGATCACATATATGCAGCCTTTTCATATTTCGACAAGGATGGCAGTGGCTACATCACGAGGGACGAGCTCCAGCAAGTCTGCGAGCAATTCGGAATAGAAGACGTCCACCTGGATGACATCATCCGTGAAGTCGACAAAGACAAC gATGGGCGCATTGATTACAGCGAGTTCGTGGCGATGATGCAGGACAGCAGTTTTGGGAGCAAGGTAATACAGGGTAGCATAAGCATGGGAATGAAGGGTTCTTAG
- the LOC130997117 gene encoding uncharacterized protein LOC130997117, whose product MSNVATAGQLPMPNNLHYGGVAAGGVSKTKLKRKTPSELRGELLKKKSLLEGSDESPTFTGSMRNADEAVSGSNKSDSLKAARFRRMDEHYPVTKTSRLFCRKENLKENVPSKSVGSMKNSSFTLDSNDKHEVQNSCLEGTVASEGGNNTSRQTNHSSENCTTNAFKSVRELSLGGGMRSNSSSVDMGKALKGLVSCEPHAASAPLPQPMHRSGNIVQQRLSEIHIPGRKSPLDLTLKTSMRVLLSSSVNWFHRLINCATLNDMGLFSHEGFQGQSMTSAHSTCTSQITRHGVFHSWMHPQSSLPHVVISALTSAVGGQLDFLSKRQQAWEDSFRSLYYMLRKKLCKIFYVCTVHFVAMFTISDGPNKTKHSCYAYVSQSTRNLRSLLKEYDVSFSMPLCHSKVEEVTAEDLVALSEIEKNNLGKTRAMESLTGVDNTPQSLLTFAGGNVHALYDFLLNYRSLYSPLTGSDVPVLYSPVPFENAALSAPEVRCKQVRRVEHMSSQQKDSNMYSEPMKSSSSGICYSIEIRDAYIPPWVISGVCDAMRSNGGDFQASFVTESTSIGLNVGLDTATNQPPQQAEADIPVEENDLSFGIPNTTLSLRKHPAYIKGLKYGDASYTAFLSPID is encoded by the exons ATGAGTAATGTTGCGACAGCCGGTCAATTGCCTATGCCTAATAATCTTCACTATGGGGGTGTGGCTGCCGGAGGAGTTTCTAAGACCAAATTGAAGCGGAAAACTCCCTCGGAGTTGAGG GGGGAATTACTGAAGAAAAAGAGTCTACTGGAGGGTTCAGACGAGTCCCCAACTTTTACTGGTTCCATGAG GAATGCTGATGAAGCAGTTTCTGGGAGCAACAAATCTGATTCATTGAAGGCAGCACGATTCAGAAGGATGGATGAACATTATCCAGTCACTAAAACGAGTAGGCTGTTTTGCAGAAAGGAAAATCTCAAG GAAAATGTTCCTAGCAAGAGTGTTGGCAGCATGAAGAATTCAAGTTTCACACTGGACTCAAATGATAAACATGAAGTGCAAAACTCATG TTTGGAGGGTACTGTTGCTTCAGAAGGTGGCAACAACACATCAAGACAAACTAACCACTCATCTGAAAACTGCACTACTAATGCTTTTAAGAGTGTTCGGGAGTTATCCCTTGGTGGTGGAATGAGATCCAACTCCTCATCCGTCGACATG GGTAAAGCTTTAAAAGGACTGGTTTCATGTGAACCTCATGCTGCTTCTGCTCCACTTCCTCAGCCTATGCATAGATCAGGGAATATTGTGCAACAACGCCTTTCAGAAATCCATATACCTGGGCGGAAGAGTCCGTTAGATTTGACCCTAAAAACTAGTATGCGCGTGTTGTTATCATCATCAGTGAATTG GTTCCATAGGTTAATTAATTGTGCCACTTTAAACGACATGGGTCTATTTTCACATGAGGGTTTCCAAGGCCAAAGTATGACCTCGGCACACTCTACCTGCACCAGCCAAATTACAAGGCATGGGGTCTTTCATTCTTGGATGCATCCACAATCCAGTCTACCCCATGTAGTTATATCAGCATTGACCTCTGCAGTGGGAG GGCAATTGGACTTCCTAAGTAAACGACAACAAGCATGGGAGGATTCATTTCGAAGTCTCTACTACATGCTGCGAAAGAAATTGTGTAAAATTTTTTATG TTTGCACAGTGCACTTTGTAGCTATGTTTACCATATCTGATGGCCCAAACAAAACTAAGCATTCTTGCTATGCCTATGTGTCACAATCAACGAGAAATCTGAGGTCACTTCTGAAAGAATAT GATGTTTCATTTTCTATGCCTCTTTGTCACTCTAAAGTGGAGGAGGTTACTGCAGAAGACCTAGTTGCACTttctgaaattgaaaaaaataaccTTGGAAAG ACTAGAGCTATGGAATCCCTGACTGGAGTTGATAATACCCCACAATCTTTGTTAACGTTTGCTGGGGGGAATGTGCACGCTTTGTATGATTTTCTGTTAAATTATAG ATCCCTTTACAGCCCTTTGACTGGTAGTGATGTACCTGTCCTGTATTCACCAGTTCCTTTTGAAAATGCTGCACTGTCTGCTCCTGAG GTCAGATGCAAGCAGGTTAGAAGGGTTGAGCACATGTCTTCCCAGCAAAAGGACTCTAATATGTATAGTGAGCCTATGAAAAGTTCATCTTCTGGCATCTGCTATAGTATTGAAATTAGGGATGCATATATTCCGCCTTGGGTAATATCTGGAGTTTGTGATGCTATGCGCTCTAACGGGGGTGACTTTCAAGCCAG TTTTGTGACGGAGTCCACATCTATTGGCTTGAACGTTGGTCTAGACACAGCTACTAACCAACCTCCCCAGCAAGCTGAGGCAGATATACCAGTGGAAGAAAAtgatctttcttttggtattcCGAACACCACTCTTTCCCTGCGAAAACATCCTGCCTATATTAAAGGACTGAAGTATGGTGATGCTTCTTACACAGCTTTTCTGTCTCCGATCGATTAA